The following is a genomic window from Flavobacteriales bacterium.
TGAAACCTCCATCGGCGGTGGGCACCACATCGCGCAAGGTCCCGAAACCTTGGGTCCATACACTATCCGCGTACTGGTAGTACCGCAACCAGAGGCTGTCGCCCTGCGCCGTGGTCCGCAACAGCACGCCGTTGAACAGGCTGGGCAACGAGCTCTGCCCCACCGCGATCAGGTCGCCACCGGGGTTCACCTCCTTCACGGCAAATAGCGCGTTGTCGAATTGGGCCCCGTCGTAGGTCTTGTTCCAGAGCGTCGTCCCATCCGGGTCGACCTTCACCAGGGCCAATACCTGATCCTCGGCCACATTCAAGGTGAAGCTGGTCGCAAAAACAACGGTGCCATCCGCCAGGCTGGTCACATGGGCATTGGGGAAGTCATTGTATACGGTCCCATACGTCTCCTGCCACACTTCCTGTCCCGAGCTATCCACCCGCAGCAGCCATTGGTCGTAGTTGCCACCGCCGGCGTTCAGCTGGCCACCCAGGTAATAGCCGTTCGCTGGCGCCAGGTCCACCGTTGTCAGATACTCCGTCCGGTTCGCCAGCCCGTAGGTCTGCACCCACTCCTGGCTCCCCAGGCTGTCCACCTTCAGCAGAAAGCCGTCCAAGCTCGTCCCGCTGCTGCTGGTCTCGCCCACGATCACGTAGCCTCCGTCGAGGGTGGCCTTCGCTTGGCGACCGATGCGCTCATCTCCCACGCTTCCATAGGCCAACAAACTGTCAAACACCCCGGTTGGTCTGAAGAAATACAACACAGCGCGGTCGATGTTCGCCGTGTCCTTGTCCCCTCCGCCCACAACAACACCACCTCCATGGCGCGGACATCCTGTATTCACCCACCCAGGGTAGGTGGAGTACCCGTCCAGAAAGGCCACCGCGGTATCCAAGGGCTCCCCGTCTGCGTTGATCCGCAGGGCCGTGACGACAGAACTGTAGATCAGGCTTCCTACTTGCAGCTTTCCGCTCAACACCACAAGCCAGGTACTATCGGCTAGTGGCTCGATCCCCACTGCGCCCTGTGCACGGTTTTGCCCCAAGACATCGTAGCGCCGCATGAATGCCTGCCCTTGCTCGTTGTCGTCTCCAGCAACGCAGGCACCAGAACGATCATCACGATCCAGAATCGCTTCATCGCACCAGTTCAAACTTGGCCACACCGATCCGGATGCCATCGGCCTCCAGCACGGCAGTGTACACGCCGGTAGCCAAGGTACGGGTCGATGGGGAAGGTGATCGCATCCGCATCAGGGAGATCCTTGCCGGATGAACGCCCCTCCTGCGCGTGGATCGCTCCACGCGCCGGGCAAGGAGGGGCTGGGGGAGGTGGCCGCTCAGTCACACCTGGATCCCATTCAGATCGAAACCTCCCCGTACCCCTCCTTGTGCGGAGCAGCGAGTGTTCGCTGCTCAGGAGGGGGCTTGATCGGGTTGAACGCCCCTCCTGCGCGTGGATCGCTCCACGCGCCGGGCAAGGAGGGGCCGGGGGAGGTAGCGGCTCAGTCACACCTGGATCCCAGTCAGATCGAAACCTCCCCGTGCCCCTCCTTGTGCGGAGCAGCGAGCGTTCGCTGCCCAGGAGGGGGCTTGATCGGGTTGAACTCCCCTCCTGCGCGTGGATCGCTCCACGCGCCGGGCAAGGAGGGTCCGCCGTCGCTGTGCTATGGCGGACAAAGTTGGGGGAGGTGACAACTCGGGTACGCCCGGATCTTCTGCGGATCGAAACCTCCCCGCGCCCCTCCTTATGCACCCGCAGCGAGCGTTCGCTGCTCAGGAGGGGGCTTGATCACGGCTGGCTCCCGTCCGCTTCGGGGAGATCGCCACGCATCCCTTCGGGCTGCTCGCGACGACGGTGCGGATGTATTTGGTCCATGGTCCGATCATTTTCCCCACCGTCTTCGCGAAGGCGGTCTTCCGCCTGAAGCGATCTCCCTTCGCGCGCCGAGGTCTTCGTGAAGCCGCCCCGCAGCCGGAAGCCGGAGGCCTGTGGCCGGAAGCTGGAGGCTAGCGGCTGGTGGCGTGTGGCCGGAAGCTGGAGGCTAGTGGCTGCTGCCGTCAGGTTGTCTCCTCGTTCAGCTTTCCTCTTTCAGCTTCCTCCCGCCGCTCCCTATCTTGCTCCACCCGTGCGCCACGCCTGCCTTGCTTCCTTGCTGCTGCTGGCGCCACCGGCCCTGGCACAGGACGGCACCTTCCAGATCCTCAAGGGCGGCAAGCCCGTCGGCCGCATCGAGGTCAGCCGCACCGAGGCCGGTGGCCGGGCGGAGTACAGGATGATCTCGCGCTCCTCCATCGTGGTGTTGTGGACCCACGACGTGCGCAGCGACCTCTCCACCGTGTACGAGGGCGACCGCGTCACCCGCTGCCACAGCACCTACCACGTGGATGATGAGCTGCGCGACAGCAGTTCCATGTACACCGTCGGTGGGCGGCCCCTGTGCTACGTGCACCCCAACAAGGTCTTCGTGGGCCGCGCGGACAACCCGTGGACCATCGCCCGCATGTACTACGAGGAGCCTGTGGGCCAGGACAGCATCTTCGTGGAAAGCGAGCTGCGGGACTGCCCCCTGCGCGCGGTGGGCGACGGGCGCTACCTCCTCACCATGCCGGACAAGGGCACCAACCACTACACCTACCGCGACGGTGTGCTCCACGAGGTGCTGGTGGACCGCACGCTCTTCAACCTGCTCTTCCGCCGCACCTGAACGACGAAGGGCGCCCCGCAGGGCGCCCTTCACCGGTCATCGATCGGTGGTTCACTTCACGAATCGGCGGCTGCCCACCTCCTGGCCGTTCTGGCGGATGCTCACCAGGTAGTGCCCGGCCTCCAGGGCCTGCACGTCCAGTTGGGTCAGGGTCTCGCCGTTCACACCATGGCGCGTGGCCACACGGCCGGTGGCGTCCAGCACCACCAGCTCATCGGCCTGCACCGAGCCCAGGTCCACGTTGAGCACGTCGGCCACCGGGATGGGGAACAGGCGCACGCCATCGGCATCGGCCGTCTCGGGCACGGACACTGCATTCAGCGTGATGATCTGGTTGATGGCGTTCACCATCTGGTTGTAGTTGAAGTTCCACATGTCCTCCACGATCTCCTTGTCGCTGGGGCGGATCAGGCTCACCGTGGGGAAACCCTGCGGCCACCACACGCTGCCCTGCAGCGTCAGGGGCGCCTCGTTCACCACGGGATAGGGCGTGCCGGTGAGCCAGTCCCCCTGAGTGGAACCGGTGTTGCCCTGCAGGTCGGCCAGGGTGGTGCTGGCATCGGCCTCATAGAAGAGGATGCGCAACTGGTCGCTGCCCGGAGGGCCGTAGTTGTTGTAGAGGTCGCGCAGCGCATGGCTCTGGTGCAGCGACCAGCAGGGACCGCACCAGGTGGCCGAGGCGTCCACGATCACCACCTTGCCGGCGTTGAGCCAGGTATAGAGGTTGTGCTGTACGCTGTTCAGGTCGGTGACGGTGAAGTCCGGCGCGGTGCCGAACTGGGCCGAGGCCTGGAGGCCGGCGACGGCGGTGAGGGCGAGTAGTCCTTTACGCATGGGAATGGGTTTGGCCCGAAGCTAGGCCCGGGTCCCACCGGGGCCACCGCAAAGGGACGGGCATTCTTGGGCGGCTGCCGGGCCCGGTTCGTCCCTGGAGCGCATCTCCGCATTGATCTTGGTAGCGAGCGAGAGGGATCTCGCGCAGCCCGGAGGGCAGTGATGGAACGCGCTCAGAGCCCCACGCGCTGGGCCAGGTAGCGGTGCACCTTGGCCACGCGTTCCACCTGTCCCTTGGCGGCGAAGCGCTCGTAGAAGCCCTCATCGCGGAACTCGCGCGCCACGTCGCCCCACGGGGCCAGTCGCTGGGCCCAGCGGCGTTCGCGGTTCTCGTCGACGTGGTCGTCCGCC
Proteins encoded in this region:
- a CDS encoding T9SS type A sorting domain-containing protein produces the protein MRKGLLALTAVAGLQASAQFGTAPDFTVTDLNSVQHNLYTWLNAGKVVIVDASATWCGPCWSLHQSHALRDLYNNYGPPGSDQLRILFYEADASTTLADLQGNTGSTQGDWLTGTPYPVVNEAPLTLQGSVWWPQGFPTVSLIRPSDKEIVEDMWNFNYNQMVNAINQIITLNAVSVPETADADGVRLFPIPVADVLNVDLGSVQADELVVLDATGRVATRHGVNGETLTQLDVQALEAGHYLVSIRQNGQEVGSRRFVK